The genomic segment GACGCGATCGTCATGGCCCGCGAACTGTTCGGCGCGGACTGAAACCGCCGCCGCGTTGCATCCGGCGCGCGCTGCGCGCCCCGACCGGAGAGCCGCCATGGGCGAACACACCCGCATCGACAACGAGAAACGCATCGCGCTGCTGATCGATGCCGACAATGCGCCGGCGGCGAAGATCGACGTGATCCTCGCCGAGGTCGCACGCCACGGCGTCGCCAACGTGCGCCGGGCCTACGGCAACTGGAAGAGCCCGCATCTCGGCAGCTGGGAGAAAGTGCTGCACGAATATGCGATCCGCCCGATCCAGCAGTTCGCCTACAGCACCGGCAAGAACGCATCCGACATGGCGATGGTCATCGACGCGATGGACCTGATGTATGCGCGCAATCTCGACGGTTTCGCGATCGTATCCAGCGATGCGGATTTCACGCCGCTGGTGATGCGTCTGCTGACTGAAGGCATGAAGGTGTACGGCTTTGGTGAAAGCAAGACGCCGCTGGCGTTTCGAAGTGCGTGTTCCCGCTTCACCTATTTGGAGGCCCTGGGTTCCGAAGCCGAAGCGGAACAGGCGTCGAATCTTGCTCCGGCTGGGGCATCTGCCCAGCCGACGCGGAAAAGCCGTGCCGAGATGCGTCAGGACACTCGGCTGGTGCAGATGCTGCGCACCGCGGTGTCATCTGCTGCAGAAGGCGATGACGGCTGGGCCAATCTGTCTGCCGTCGGCAGTCAGATCGGCAATCAGGCCTCTTTTGATTCGCGCAACTATGGGTACGCGAAGCTCAGTGGCCTGGTCACGGAGATCGCTTTGTTCGAAATGCGCAAGGATGGAAAGACGTTCTACGTGCGGACTGCGCCTCCGAGAACTGTCGCAAAAAAGACGACGAAATCAGCCGCGAAGAAATCGCCAGGGCCGCAGACATAGCGTTGACGAACAGCGTCTGCGCTTCCGCGTTCCCGAATTCTCAGTCCTAGTACAGATCGACCGGATCCACATCCAGCGACCAGCGCGCACGGCGCGCTTCGGGCAGGGCGTAGATCAGCGGCAGGGCTGCATCGAGGATCGCGTGCAGGCGCGGACGCTGGTCGGTGGCGATCAGCAATTGCGCGCGATACACGCCTGCGCGGCGCGGCATCGGTGCGACTACCGGGCCATCGAGCAACAGTGTCGGCATGCCGGCGGCGTCGCGGCCGGCATGCGGCGCGAGCACGCGGCGCGCGGCCTGCAGGAATGCCATCGGCGGTTCGGCCTGCTGCGATTCGGCGCGCAATAGTGCGAGCGGTGCGAACGGCGGAAATCCCGCAGCTTCGCGTTGCATCAGTTCTTCCGCGGCGAAGGCGTGATAACCGCCCTGGATCAGCGTCAGCAGCAGCGGATGTTCGGGGTGGTGCGTCTGCAGCAAGACCTGGCCGGCTTTCTCGGCGCGCCCGGCGCGTCCGGCGACCTGGATCAGCAGTTGCGCGAGTTTCTCGCCGGCGCGGAAGTCAGCCGAAAACAGGCCTTCGTCGATGCCGACCACGCACACCAGCGTGAGATTCGGCAGGTCGTGGCCCTTGGCCAGCATCTGCGTGCCGATCAGGATGCCCGGCTGACTGCCGAGTTCGCCCAGAAGATTTTCGAGCGCATCGCGACGACGCGTGCTGCCGCGGTCGATGCGCAGCACCGGCACATCATTGAAGCGCGCGGCCAGGAGTTCCTCGATGCGTTCGGTGCCCACGCCCTGCGGCTGCAGACCGAGACTCGCGCAATCCGGACACGCCAGCGGCGCGCTCGCGCGATGGCCGCAGTGATGACATTGCAGGCGACGTCCGCCGGCGTGCACGGTCATCGGATGCGGGCGGTCGGGCGTGCTGCAGCGCGGGCAGTGCGCGCTCCAGCCGCAGTCGTGGCACAGCAGCACCGGCGCATAGCCGCGGCGGTTCTTGAACACCAGCACCTGTCCGCCGGCGGCGAGCGCGGCGGAGATCGCGGCGAACATTTCCGGTGACAGGCCGGCCTCGAGCGGGCGCTTGCGCACATCGAGCACGCGCACCGTCGGTGGCTTCGCCGCGCCCGCGCGATGGGTCAGGCGCAGATGCGCGTAGCGGCCGGAGACGGCGTTCTGCAGCGATTCCAGCGACGGCGTCGCGCTGCCCAGCAGCACCGGCACGTCGAGCGCCTTGGCGCGTACCAGCGCGAAATCGCGCGCATGGTAGCGGATGCCGTCCTGCTGCTTGTAGCTGCCGTCGTGTTCCTCGTCGACGACGATGAGCCCGGCATCGGGCAGCGGCACGAACACCGCCGAGCGGGTGCCGACGACGACGCGCGCCTCGCCGCGCGCCGCAGCCGCCCAGACGCGTGCGCGTTCGCCATCGCCCAGGCCCGAGTGCAGGGCATGAACCGGCACGCCCAGGCGGGCGCGGAAGCGCGCCAGCGTCTGCGGGGTCAGGCCGATCTCCGGCACCAGCACCAGCGCCTGTCGCCCGCGCGACAGGCAGTCGGCGATCGCCTGCAGGTAGACCTCGGTCTTGCCGCTGCCGGTCACGCCATCGAGCAGCAGCGCGGCGAAGCCGGTGCACGCGGCGACCGCATCGACCGCCTGCTGCTGTTCGTCGTGCAGGACGGGCCCGCGCTGGGGCGTGGGCGCGAGTTGCGAGGCCGGTATCGCGAAACGTTCGGCCAGTCCGCGGCCGGCCAGCGTGCGCGCGGCGGCGCGCCAGCCGTCCATCGCCAGATCCAGCGCGTCCTCGTCCCTCGGCGTCGGCGCGAGCACGGCGGCCAGGCGCTGCGGGCGACCGCCGGCTTTGAGTCCGGCCAGCGCGGTCTGGCCGGCTTCGGTCAGCCGCCAGGCCCAGGCGTGGGTGTCGGGCAGCGCCTCGCCGCGACGCAGGGCGGCGGGCAGGGCCGTCGCCAGCACCTCGCCCAGCGGCGCGTGGGTGTAACGGGCCAGCCAGCGCAGCGAGGCGGCGAGCTCGCCGTGCAGTAGCGGGGCGTCATCGAGCCATTCGATCGCCTCGCGCAGCGCCTGCGCGGGATCGTCAGGCGCGCCGACGCCGGCGACGACCCCGACCAGTTCCCGCGGGCCGAACGGCACCCGGACCCGGCGTCCGACATCGTCCGGCCCGACTGTGGCACCGGCCGGCGCGCAATAGTCGAACAGGCGCGGCAGCGGCACCGGCAGGGCGACCTGGAGGACGGAAACGGCGGCGTTCGGATCTGGCACCTGCAAATTCTATCGGCTCGACCGGTCGCTTCCCTCATTTGCGCGCTCAACCTCGCTTGACTTGTACGTTGTGGCTGCAAGTGCCGGAAAGAAAAGGGATTGCCGCTTATCCACATGATCTGTGGATAAGCCTGTGCATACACCGCTTCG from the Luteimonas fraxinea genome contains:
- a CDS encoding NYN domain-containing protein; this encodes MGEHTRIDNEKRIALLIDADNAPAAKIDVILAEVARHGVANVRRAYGNWKSPHLGSWEKVLHEYAIRPIQQFAYSTGKNASDMAMVIDAMDLMYARNLDGFAIVSSDADFTPLVMRLLTEGMKVYGFGESKTPLAFRSACSRFTYLEALGSEAEAEQASNLAPAGASAQPTRKSRAEMRQDTRLVQMLRTAVSSAAEGDDGWANLSAVGSQIGNQASFDSRNYGYAKLSGLVTEIALFEMRKDGKTFYVRTAPPRTVAKKTTKSAAKKSPGPQT
- a CDS encoding primosomal protein N'; the encoded protein is MPDPNAAVSVLQVALPVPLPRLFDYCAPAGATVGPDDVGRRVRVPFGPRELVGVVAGVGAPDDPAQALREAIEWLDDAPLLHGELAASLRWLARYTHAPLGEVLATALPAALRRGEALPDTHAWAWRLTEAGQTALAGLKAGGRPQRLAAVLAPTPRDEDALDLAMDGWRAAARTLAGRGLAERFAIPASQLAPTPQRGPVLHDEQQQAVDAVAACTGFAALLLDGVTGSGKTEVYLQAIADCLSRGRQALVLVPEIGLTPQTLARFRARLGVPVHALHSGLGDGERARVWAAAARGEARVVVGTRSAVFVPLPDAGLIVVDEEHDGSYKQQDGIRYHARDFALVRAKALDVPVLLGSATPSLESLQNAVSGRYAHLRLTHRAGAAKPPTVRVLDVRKRPLEAGLSPEMFAAISAALAAGGQVLVFKNRRGYAPVLLCHDCGWSAHCPRCSTPDRPHPMTVHAGGRRLQCHHCGHRASAPLACPDCASLGLQPQGVGTERIEELLAARFNDVPVLRIDRGSTRRRDALENLLGELGSQPGILIGTQMLAKGHDLPNLTLVCVVGIDEGLFSADFRAGEKLAQLLIQVAGRAGRAEKAGQVLLQTHHPEHPLLLTLIQGGYHAFAAEELMQREAAGFPPFAPLALLRAESQQAEPPMAFLQAARRVLAPHAGRDAAGMPTLLLDGPVVAPMPRRAGVYRAQLLIATDQRPRLHAILDAALPLIYALPEARRARWSLDVDPVDLY